The DNA segment GCGGAAAATGGCCGTCAGCATCTCCTCGTTGGTCGGACCGTAGAGCATGTCGCGGTCATGCCGGTCCTTGATGCGCAACATTTCAGGACCATAGGCGTCATAGCGACCCGACTGGCGCCACAGGTCCGCCGACTGGATAGTCGGCATCAGCATTTCCACCGCCCCGGCGCGATCCTGCTCCTCGCGGACGATCTGCGCGATTTTCTGAAGCACCCTCCAGCCGATCGGCAGCCAGGCATAGATGCCGGCGGCGGTCTGCCGGACCAGCCCGGCCTGCAGCATCAGCTTGTGGCTAACGATCTGGGCGTCCGAGGGACTTTCCTTGAGGACGGGAAGGAAACAGCGGGAAAGGCGCAACTCTAAGGTTCCTCGTTCGGACGGGGGATGGTGGGGCTGTCCTAGTGAGCGGCCGGGACGAAGGCAACGGCGGGCCGAATGTTGCACGATTGGCACAGTTTGATCCGGAATGTGTCCTTCCTGCGCCTTTCGGCGTGACAAACGTCGAATATGGCGCGTAGGTCTGCGCTTCCGGATCGAAAGCGCCTGCGCTGAGGTCCGGGGAGGATGTATCGGCGCAAGTCAGGGGTCGCCGGCGCATTTCAAAACTCCAAGGGGGCTGACGAGCAATCGTCACGCAAGGACGCCCGGGCTGCAAGGCCCGGGCGTTTTGCGTTTCGGGCAATCACGTGCATCAATCGCCGTTCACAGGAGGACGCGCATGGGCACGGCGGGCTGGATGGCGGAAGCGGCCAGGCTTCTGGAATGGATCGGAGTGGGTGTCATAGTCGGCGGCGCGGCACTTGCGACGCTTCTGTTCCTGCGCGACCTGCGCGGCAAGGACCGGCGCGCCGCCTATGGATGCTACCGGGCCAACCTCGGCCGCGGGATCCTTCTCGGGCTGGAATTTCTCGTCGGTGCCGACATCATAGCGACCGTCACCGCGCCCCTGACGGTGGAAAGTGTCAGCCTGCTCGGACTGATCGTCCTTATCCGCACCCTGCTCAGCTTCAGCCTGGAGATAGAAATCGAGGGCGTCGCTCCATGGCGACGGCAGGAAACCGCCGCCGGAGACGATTCCCGCTAGGCCCGCTCGCCTCCGCTCGCTGCGTTGCGATGCTTTCGCGGCATAGACAACGTAAAGCGCGTCTCGGCGATGGTGGACGACACGGTCACCTCGCCGCCATGGGCGACCGCGATCTCATGCGCGATAAACAGTCCCAGGCCCAAGCCCTTTTCGCGATCGGAAACCCGTCCGCGCTCGAACGGCTGGAACAGCTTCGCCAGCGCAGGTTCGGGTATCGGATCCCCGCTATTGGCTACGGAAAGGTGGAAAAGCTCGCCGTCGATCGCGGCTTCAAGGACGATCGGTTGGCTTCGGTCGCCATATTTGACCGCGTTCGAAAGGAGGTTGGATGTCAGCTGGCCGATGCGGGCCGGATCGCACTGCACCGAACCCAGGTCGCCACAGTTGAAGACCAGTTCGACATCGGGCGCGATCGCCTTGATCTCATGGACTACCTGGCTCAGCACCTCGGCCAGCTTGCCCTCCGCCGAATAGTCCAGCTGGATGCCCTTCCCCAGCCGGCCCATCGCGAAATCGAGCACGTCGTCGATCAGCGCGTTGGCGCGCGACAGGCTTGCTCGCATCTCACGAACGATCATCGCCCCGCGCTCGTCGAGGACGGCTTGCCTTTCCAGCATTTGCGTGCCCGCCAGGATGGCCGCCAGCGGATTGCGCAGGTCGTGGCCAAGCACGGCGATGAACTGGTCCCTAAGCTCAAGCTGGCCATGCTCAAGGTTGAACCGTTCCTCGGCCCTCACCTTCGCCTCGATCAGCGAGCGTTCGAAGGTTCGGCGCTCAATTGCCTTGAACAGCGTAAGCCGCGTGAAAAGATGCTCGCCAGACGGTCCCCGCTTTTCCTTCGCATTGCCGAAAACAGGCAGCTTCTCCCCGTCGCCGAGCTGCAGGTCGAAGGCGATCTCCTGCGCCTCCCCTTGCAAGCGCAACATGGGTGCAAGGTGCGTTTCGAACGCGATCTTTCCGCCAAAGGACAAAATTTCGTGGATCGACTTGCCCACCAGCTCCTGGTGCGAACATTGCAGCCAATCGGTCAACGTACGGTTGACCTTGGCGATCCGCGCGTCGGCGGTGATCGACACATAGCCGCAAGGTGCCTCTTCGTAGAGGTCCGCCAAATCTTCAGCTGGAGGGTTCAAGAAAATCACGTATAGCCTTGGTTACTTCACCCGGAGCGCTGAGATTGGGACAATGTCCGGTGGCGTCGAGCAGCTTATATTCGCTGTCGCCGAGGTTGGCGTGGACATATTCGCCGACCGATTCCGGCGCGATTATGTCCCGCTGGCATTGCAGGACCAGCGTCCTCGCCTTGATCTTGGGAAGATCGCCCCGGTTGTCGGAATAGAATGTTACTCGGGCGAATTGCCGGGCGATGTCCGGGTCGGTCGAGCAGAATGAGCTGGTCAGCCGCTCGCCCAGTTCCGGCCGGTCTTCATTGCCCATGATCTGCGGCGCCATCGCCGCGGACCAGCCAAGATGATTTTCTTCCAGAAAGGTTAGCAGCTCCTCGATCTGCGTTCCCGAAAAGCCGCCGACATAGCCGTCGTCGTCGATGTAGCGCGGCGAAGGCCCGACCATCACGATCTCGCTGAACATGTCGGGCCGCGCGATCGAAGCCAGCGCACCGATCATCGCGCTGACCGAATGGCCGATCACAACCGCATCGCGCAATTCCAGGGCCTCGCCAATTTCGACAAGGTCCTGGGCATAGCCGTCGAGCGAGGAATATTTCGCCGGGTCATAGGCGGAAAGGTCGGAGCGCCCCGCCCCCACGTGATCGAACAGGACGACGCGATAGTCGTCCTCGAATTGCGTGGCGACGTCCCGCCACATATTCTTGTCGCATCCGAACCCATGGGCAAACACGAGCGAACGCTTCCCACTGCCATGCAGCGAGACATTGTTCCGTGCCAGGATGCGTTCCCCCATGGCCCCGCTTCTATTGCCCGGGCCGGAATATGCAAATGATGGAAATATTTAGCGCAGCCCGCGACGCGCGCCACAGCTGAGGATCACGGATCGGTCACTCAGCTTCGCAGGAGCCGCTCCAGGAGCAAAGACTGAAAATCGCGACTGCCGTGAGCGACGACCATGATGAAGACGCTTGTCTCCATCACTCGGTAGATGATGCGATACGGCTTGAACTGCTTTTGGCGAATATCCTTGATGCCCAGCGCCTCAAGCTCCGGCGGCACCGAGCCTCGATCGGGGAATGTCTCCAGCAGGCCGATGGCGTCGTTAAAATTGTCGAGCCACTCATCGATAGCGTCCGGCCCGCGTTGCTGCTCGAGGTAGGTGCAAATGCTGTCCAAATCGCGCTCGGCGCCTGCCGTCAGCGCCACATCGTAACGCGCCATTGTCAGCCCGCGGTAACCCGGCGACGCTTTGCAATGGCGCTTCGCGCATCCACTGTTCGCCCAGCCTCGATGTCCGCCATTCCAAGCGCGAGTAGCTTAAGCAAGGCGAGGGTTTCTTGGGTCCGTTCAAATGAGGCAACGTCTTGGACGACTGCCTTGACCTCACCATTTTGGGTGATGGCGACGGGCTCCCGACTCTCTTCGAGCTCGGATAGGATCTCGGCAGCGTGGGCTTTGAAATAGCTTATTGGCTTTGCTGCGGATAAGCGCACAGCCTCTCTCCTCAAACCGAATTCGGTCTATATTTAGTTTGCCCTAGGCGAGCCGTCAAGCTGCGACGGCTCTCCAAAGGCGGCTAATGGCCGAAAGCGGACCGTCCGCTCTGGAGTAAGGGACAGCCCGAAATCAGACAATCGTTCGGCGAACGATTGTTCATTCCTGACTATTGAGTGCCGTTAGGCATTGCATCGAAAGCACCAAGGACTGACTCTTGTTTCCGTCTCGGGCTATGCCTGCTGCAGGCCGATCTGTATGCGCGCCGGGAGCACGGAATGACCTTTGACGAATATCAGAGCGGCGGGATGGCGCTCTACGCCGACTTCGCCGAGTCGATGGCGGATATCCTCGAGGCCGCGATCGCCGAGAAAGGCGACCTTCGTTTGCAGAACATCCAGTTCCGCGCGAAGGACCCGGCGTCCCTTGAGGCGAAGCTAGCCAAGGCCGGGGCAGCGGCCGACGCGCCGATCGGCGATGTCGCCAAGGACGTCGCGGGCTGCCGCGTGATCCTCTACACCAACGGCGACATCGAGCGGTTCCGGAACAGCGGCATCCTGCGCGAAAACTTCGACGTCGATTATGACCGGTCCAAGATGCACTACCCCGAGAGCAGGGAGGAGGGTGCTGAGTTCTTCATATCGGAGAACTGGGTGGTGGCGCTGAGCGAGGCGCGCTGCGCGCTCCCCGAATACCGTCGGTTCGCCGGACTGCGCTGCGAAATCCAGATCCAGACAATCCTCGACCACGCCTGGGCCGAGATGGCGCACGACACGATCTACAAGCCGATGACCGACGTCGGGTTCGGGGCCGCGAAGATCGAGGCGATGCGCAAGCGACTGCGCAAGGTGATGCAAGAACACCTCCAGCCGGCGGGCTACGCCTTCGACAAAATCGCCAGCGACTATGCCCACCTGCGCGGCGGCAAGGAGATGTTCGATGGCGACGCTCTCGCGGCGATCCGCGGCTGCGACGACCGCAACTGCCTCGAGGAGACAGTCGAGCGCTACTCGAACTTCGTACTGCCCCACTTTGACGACTACGTCGCCGCCGCGCCCGACGTCATCGACACGATGTCCGACGCGGCGATGCGCGCACCCGGGATGCCCGAGGTACCTCTCAAATACTTCAACCGCGAGTATCCTGGCACCACGTCACACGCGGTCATCGCCAAAATCTGCCAAGTTCTGGAAAGCGGATATCTGCTCTACGCGGCGCCGGAGCGGATGTTCGACGCCGTGATCGCCATGCGCCGCGCCGCCGTTACTGACGAAGAGCGCAAGCCGATCGACGATCTCGCCCGGCGGTTCGCCCAGTATGACCTCTATGCCTGGAAGAAGGTCGGGCCGGGAATCCAGCGGCTGATCGTGGACAGGATCGCCGGGATGGATGACGCCCCCCTGATCGACGCCGCTGGGAGCGCCACGATCATGCTGAAGGAAACCCTCTCAAGCACGGTGACCGGCACCAGCTGGAAGGCGGACACGATGCTCCTCCACAACGGATCGATCGTCGTCACCGACGAGCTGAAGCAGATTCGCCGCGACGCGCTCGCGCAGCTCGAGCGCCTACACGCGCTTCTCGCCGACAACGGGGCGAGGGGAAACGTGCGACACGCCATGCTCGCCGCGGGCAGCACGCCGAACAACGCCGGCTACACCGATCAGCTCGGCGAGGTCATCATGGACGACCTCGCGCAGGTCATGGGGTTCTTCGCCGGGGTGATCCCCGGCCTCGGGCTGGAGGCGAGGCGGCATCTCGAGGTCGCCGTACACCAGCGATACTACGCCTACCACGCTCTGCCGCCCGCCATGGCCGGTAACGCCGCGCTGGTGGCGGCGCAGGGGCGGTTGCTTGAGGCGTTCGCCGCAGTCCGTGCCGCGCTCGACGCCGATCCCGAACTAGCCCGCTACCGGCTGCTCGTCGGCTACGATAGCGTGACCGCGAGCATGTGGGCGAAGCCGGGCTTCGACTACGACGCGAGGAAGAAAGAGCAGTCCGCCGGTATCGACGCGCTGCTCACGGAAGTCACGGCCGACACGTCGGACGAGTGGCTCGCGCGGCTCGAGCGCTTCGTCGAGACGCGCAGCAGCGACGGGGCGACGTTCGTCGGACTCCAGGATTTCATCAAGCGGCTCGCGACGACCCAGCCCGACATCCTTCTGTCGTGGTTGCCCCGCCTCAGTGACCGCCTCGCCGCATGGCTGCCCGGCATGCTCCACGGACTCTGGAAAGCCGGGCGCGGCCCGGACATAGACCGCCTGCTCGAAGGCTGGATCGGCGAGGACCGGCACCTGTCCTCGATCGCCTACTACCTGCAATTCGCCGAGGCTTTCCGATTCGACCTGCTGGCTACCATCACCGGCAAGGGGCTGGCGACGGCGGACGACGCGATCCTGCACAACGCCGCCCTCGCCGCCGCCCGCCAGTCTGCGAAGCATCCGCAGGGCTTGTTCGACGAAATCTACCTGCCGGCCGCGCGGTCGCTTGCGGAACGCGGCGTATTCAGTTGGACCGGCGGCATGGTCAACTGGGACCAGGTCGCGCTGCTGAAGGGCCTTTCCGCCGAGCAGGTCGATCCGCTGCTTGGGCTGATGACCAACGTGCCGCGGCTCGGCGATGACGGCGAGGCTATGCTCGCCGTCATCGCGGCGGAACACGTTCAGGCGGTCATCGACCTGATCGGCCGGCGCTTCCAGCACGACAGCGAGGATCCGGACATCCGCTATGAGGACCTTCCGCACCCCCTCTACTATCTGCGCGCGCCGCTCGCCGCGGCGCCGGTCGAGATTGTGGCGGCTGCGAGGGCGTGGTTCGACGCCAATCCGGCGCTCTCGCAGTTCCACGGCGGCCGGCTGATTTCCGAGCTCTTCCCCAACTTGGAGCACCCGCTCTATCCGCTGCTTTACAGCCAGCTCGAACAGGGGCGCGAGGGTATCGACTTTGTGCTCTCGGTGCTGAGGGCATACGAGGGAGAAAAATTCTTGCACCCGCTGTTGCGCGCGATCGTTGGCTTTCTCCCTGCGGACGACGAGCTGCTGAACATCGTCGACATCGTCATCCGCTCGAGCGGCGTGCTTGTCGGCGAATACGGCTCCGTCGAAGCGCAGGAGGCGCGCAAGGCCCTCGTCGCTGAATGGGAAGCCGACGAGAACGAGGCAGTGCGCGACTTCGCCGCGCGTTTCATCAGGTCGGCGGAAAACCAGCTGGCCATGGAGCGGCGCC comes from the Sphingomonas xanthus genome and includes:
- a CDS encoding DUF1622 domain-containing protein, translating into MGTAGWMAEAARLLEWIGVGVIVGGAALATLLFLRDLRGKDRRAAYGCYRANLGRGILLGLEFLVGADIIATVTAPLTVESVSLLGLIVLIRTLLSFSLEIEIEGVAPWRRQETAAGDDSR
- a CDS encoding PAS domain-containing sensor histidine kinase: MADLYEEAPCGYVSITADARIAKVNRTLTDWLQCSHQELVGKSIHEILSFGGKIAFETHLAPMLRLQGEAQEIAFDLQLGDGEKLPVFGNAKEKRGPSGEHLFTRLTLFKAIERRTFERSLIEAKVRAEERFNLEHGQLELRDQFIAVLGHDLRNPLAAILAGTQMLERQAVLDERGAMIVREMRASLSRANALIDDVLDFAMGRLGKGIQLDYSAEGKLAEVLSQVVHEIKAIAPDVELVFNCGDLGSVQCDPARIGQLTSNLLSNAVKYGDRSQPIVLEAAIDGELFHLSVANSGDPIPEPALAKLFQPFERGRVSDREKGLGLGLFIAHEIAVAHGGEVTVSSTIAETRFTLSMPRKHRNAASGGERA
- a CDS encoding alpha/beta fold hydrolase; the protein is MGERILARNNVSLHGSGKRSLVFAHGFGCDKNMWRDVATQFEDDYRVVLFDHVGAGRSDLSAYDPAKYSSLDGYAQDLVEIGEALELRDAVVIGHSVSAMIGALASIARPDMFSEIVMVGPSPRYIDDDGYVGGFSGTQIEELLTFLEENHLGWSAAMAPQIMGNEDRPELGERLTSSFCSTDPDIARQFARVTFYSDNRGDLPKIKARTLVLQCQRDIIAPESVGEYVHANLGDSEYKLLDATGHCPNLSAPGEVTKAIRDFLEPSS
- a CDS encoding type II toxin-antitoxin system RelE/ParE family toxin; its protein translation is MARYDVALTAGAERDLDSICTYLEQQRGPDAIDEWLDNFNDAIGLLETFPDRGSVPPELEALGIKDIRQKQFKPYRIIYRVMETSVFIMVVAHGSRDFQSLLLERLLRS
- a CDS encoding type II toxin-antitoxin system Phd/YefM family antitoxin; amino-acid sequence: MRLSAAKPISYFKAHAAEILSELEESREPVAITQNGEVKAVVQDVASFERTQETLALLKLLALGMADIEAGRTVDARSAIAKRRRVTAG